One region of Zootoca vivipara chromosome 7, rZooViv1.1, whole genome shotgun sequence genomic DNA includes:
- the LAD1 gene encoding ladinin-1 encodes MAFSRKNWSALSSLAQQWSTEDEEEQERERRRRHRQLSSTTEVKEETSKTVQNASSRTPNRFRGSLEVKPSRQENSKPAKERTLEEVINKPDDRVRRRVEMFNNVKQEKKETVPARKWKEEAAEKKAKPSSGPPQEKKEPMMEKCESLAQQKEPDKENHQNLSEEKKVRSSDKQDDLDEDPKKDPKMDEDSVFSEEQKALKEHKSQLPATVQNEVATQQPLRASWERRSISRLEVKINPRVRSFTEAAPAASGPQAAERSRLKIEEAASSPSGQDGSEAPVLTSQPLITYSSSFKRVSPRTISFRVVPRKDKQDDTLSRSASMRLPASTAKLEEKLEKYTSAVQRAGSIKLPPSTRRNFHPPSEGVASKRSIFEATVPIRAETITPVRKESLKIPGGVTSRINLWISRTQEPSKDEGTKDIQKIENSAEWSQLERRPDNS; translated from the exons GTAGGCGGCGACACAGGCAGCTGAGCTCTACCACCGAAGTGAAGGAGGAGACTTCCAAGACAGTACAGAATGCAAGCAGCCGAACACCAAATAG GTTCCGGGGCTCCTTGGAAGTAAAGCCCTCCAGGCAGGAGAACTCAAAGCCGGCAAAGGAGAGGACACTGGAAGAGGTAATAAATAAGCCAGATGACAGAGTAAGGAGGAGAGTGGAGATGTTCAATAATGTGAAGCAGGAGAAAAAGGAAACAGTGCCTGCCAGGAAATGGAAAGAGGAAGCTGCTGAAAAGAAAGCTAAGCCTTCCTCAGGGCCACCCCAGGAGAAGAAAGAACCCATGATGGAAAAATGTGAAAGCCTGGCTCAGCAAAAGGAGCCCGACAAAGAAAATCATCAAAATCTGAGTGAGGAAAAGAAGGTGAGAAGCTCAGATAAACAGGATGACTTAGATGAGGATCCCAAGAAGGACCCCAAAATGGACGAGGATTCAGTCTTCAGTGAGGAGCAGAAGGCACTGAAGGAGCACAAGTCTCAGCTACCAGCCACAGTCCAGAATGAGGTGGCCACACAGCAGCCTCTGCGAGCTTCTTGGGAGCGTAGGAGCATCAGCCGGCTAGAAGTGAAGATTAACCCCAGGGTCAGGAGCTTCACAGAAGCGGCTCCAGCTGCCTCTGGGCCACAG GCAGCAGAAAGAAGTAGGCTCAAAATAGAAGAAGCTGCAAGCTCTCCCTCTGGTCAGGATGGATCTGAAGCTCCCGTACTAACCTCTCAACCTCTGATTACCTACAGTAGTTCATTCAAACGAGTCAGCCCAAGGACAATCTCATTCCGG GTTGTCCCCAGGAAAGACAAACAAGATGATACATTAAGCCGAAG TGCCAGCATGAGGCTCCCAGCAAGCACTGCTAAGCTGGAGGAGAAGCTAGAGAAATATACTTCTGCTGTGCAG AGAGCAGGGTCAATTAAATTACCTCCATCTACTCGGAGAAATTTCCATCCACCTTCAGAGGGTGTGGCCAGCAAACGCAGCATCTTTGAAGCAACTGTCCCCATCCGGGCTGAGACGATCACCCCTGTGCGGAAG GAGAGTTTGAAGATCCCTGGAGGAGTCACATCTCGTATCAACCTCTGGATCAGTCGAACTCAGGAGCCCAGCAAGGATGAAGGAACCAAG GACATTCAGAAAATTGAGAACAGTGCAGAGTGGAGTCAGTTGGAGAGACGGCCTGATAATTCCTGA